The sequence ACTCCCTCTCCAAATTAATAGAATATCGTCAATAAAACAGGACCAGGTCACCAGGATCGCCCCAAGTGGATTATTTTGCCATGCAACTTCCTCTTCCCAATAGGACATAAATAAATTAGGTCGAACCTTGTCCctggttttatatatatgtgaAGAATAAATGTATTCAAACGAAAACAGTAAACTGACTGATTCCAGCTCATTGATACCAATTTCGAGTGAACATCACCAAAGTTGATTAAAAAATATACCATATGGTCAATTAGACACAAACGGAACTGTACAGAAGATATTGAATTTTAAACTCAAACTGAGAAATTGATAAAGGAATTTGAAAATAAAGGATATCCGAAAGCAGTAATAGAGACAGCTAAAATAAAAGCTGCAAAATTccccataaaaacaaaaaagaagacaaaaaattTGAATGGTCTTACATTACTAGATACAACAGTAACCACAGAGTGACAGAGAAAGTGGTAGGAAGATATTGGGGGATTCTATAAAAAGATCATTTATTGGGTCCAATTCCTCCCAGTAAACTGAATTTTATTTATAGAAACGCCAACAATCTAAAAAATAATTTAGTAAGAGGGTTATTACCCGATATGACAAAAGGTGGGACCATTAATTCCAAAGATTTCCACAGATGTGTAAAAATACTCTATGCAAAAATTTGAGGTACATGGAAAAAAGTTCAAAAACAATCAGTTTATCACCTGCCACACTAAAAAtgttgtatatttattgaaatgtcAGTGTGACAAATACTATATAGGGAGAACTATATGTCTACTGAAAATAAGGATGTCAAAACATCTATATAATATCAAGAAAGGGAACACTGATCATCCCCTCTTGAATCATTTTAAGGATGTTCATGACAGttcacaaaatatttaatatctTTTATAAGAATTACCAAGATCGAACAGGATTGtaaagataaaaatgtaattgCTAAGGTAGCAAACAAATAAATTAGTTGGATCTATAAATTAAACACCCTAACTCCAATAGGGTTAAATGCTGACTGAATTGCATTTATTCCTATCATCACGTATAAAATAATCCATATGAAACTGCTACTTTTGGTTTACTTTTAGGGAGATCATTGGACATTAATAATAAAGATAACAATAAGATTATATCAGGAATTAAATTTAGAGATATAAAATATGATTTGAGAGAAACATTTCTGAGAATAGAATCATGGACTATTTTGTTTGATTACTAATATGTCTAATATATGCTGTTACTGTGGTGATACACTGGAAGCATATCATAATAGAGGTTATACAAAGATCAAAGATTGATATGTTTATCTATGAAATAGAAAAGTTGACTGGCAAAGTCCAATCACGTGATCAGCTTTTTTCTATTTTCAAATCCATATGAAATTCTATGCAGACTActattttgcatatataaaataTCGAGTCGTCATACAAAAAAGGAATATAATTACTGGAAAAGTTTTtgaaatgattaatgaaaaaGGAACATGCATATAGAGATTGAACAAAAATGGCCACGTGATCGGAACCATTGCACTTgaaatatacagtcaagtccataaatattgggacatcgacacaattatcATATTtggggctctatacaccaccacaatggatttcaaaggaaacaaacaagatgtgctttaactgcagacttttagctttaatttgagggtatttacatccaaatcaggtgaacagtgtagaaaTTACGACGGTTTCTATATGttcctcacactttttaagggacaaaaagtaatgggacaaactaaacaatcctacatcaaactttcactttttaatactttgttgtcaatgtcccaatatttatggacttaacTGTAATATTGAATATTTAAAGTAGCTGTTGAGGTGGAAATTTACTGACATATGGGATTCTTTGTATGCATGGAATTACTATAATTGAATACCATGATTGTCAGTCCGATCATGTGATCGTTTTTGTGAGTGTTTCAGTCCACGATCTGTTACATTTAGAATTGTTTATATGAACTGTTTTGAATTTTGAAAATTGAATACCTTTAAAAAAGAAGAATAGAAATATAATTATTGAAAAGATTCTTGAAACGATGTTGGGATTTATATAAATAGACATGGTATTAATGGTCACATGATCGGGACTTTGAGTATAGAACATTTAATTGCCTTTTTGACATTGCCCTTAGAAGACGATGGCGCCAGCAAAGAAAGGAGGCGAGAAGAAGAGCTGCTCTGCCATCAATGAGGTAGTTACTAGGGAATACACCATCAATATTCACAAACAAAACCATGGAATTGGCTTCAAAAAGCCTGCTCTGCGTGCTCTTAAGGAGATCTGTAAATTTGCAATGAAAGCGATACGTACTACTGATGTGCGCATTGACACAAGGTTGAACAAAGCAGTTTGGGCCAAAGGTATCAAAAATGTTCCATACCATATTTGTGTGCGTTTATCCAGAAAGTGCAATGAGGATGAAGAGTTTCCCTGCAAACTATACACATTGGTGACATGTATGCCAGTCACAACATACAAAGGTCTACAGACTGTCAATGTTGATGAAAACTAATCGgatttttcattgttgaataaaaaaaagtcaaactgaaaaaaaaagaacatttaattGATGAAGTTGTAACAAATTTATTGATTTGAATtagtttttattgttatattgatTTGAATTTATAGCAATAGTATATTTTAATGGGatgtttttaaatgaataaagataAGTTATTTGTGGTAAAGCACCATCTTCTGCCATTCCTCTTTTCCTTTTACCATTTTGTAATCTACCATCTATCTTGGAGTGGAGACAGCACAGTGAGAGAGAACCCTGTTTGTATTCATATTTCCAGGGTACTACTGTAAGAGGtactacatttttacatattgttAAGGTAACGTTAATGGTTGTATATGTGTTCATATTTTGTTATCTATCTTTTGGTGTGTTTTGTTGAGCACTCCTATATACTGTCCTGACAGACACTTTTATAAAGGAGTGCTCTCAGCTGTATATAAAATCATTTGTAGATTATTCACATTATCAGCTCCCCTTGTGGTATATAAACCTGAAAATATGTAATACTTCATAGTGTGATAAACAATTTGGAGGATCATCTCCAagccccccagctccttcctgctttattgacaACATCTATTTGCttgcaacacttgtttaaaatgcctaatatattattacatataggtgtgcatatctttgattaaatatattattttaacaataCCGAGATTTatggtaatgtgtggcccttctgAAGATTAGAGGGCCATACATGCAACCCCCAAAGTGTTTTAGCTTTTCTGTCACTGCTCTATATTATCACCTCATTAGTCAGAACTGATTATGTATGGAACAGGATTTGTTCATCTCTGCGGAGAGGCCAACCCTCTAATCCTGTGACTGTGTAAACCATTCACTCAGCCTTGATGTAGCATAAAACTAAATTAGGTAAATCAAATATCACATTCATACACTGTTCTACTATCACACGTTACTTCGTCATGTGTGAGCATATATAAGTGCTCACGCAAGACATGTATGTGAGTAATCGGTTCTGTATATTGGAGTATCCAGAGTACTGCCGTGGTTTGAAGTATCCTTTACACtacccctccagtctgtcatccTTTGATGATGTCTCAATGTGCATCACTACAAATGACGTATGTTTCTCATAGGCTTAATTATAGTGGAAACCTGATCCACCTATAAAGAGATCAGTCACATATACACTCAACTGTCAGCCCagtttttaatgattttaatattttactttttaattgcAAGTTTTAAAATGAACTGATAAAGGGATAGAttttaagtgtttttttctttggcCCAATCATCTTGAGTAGACATTGTTCATTGATTGCAGATCACCACTAGGAGACTCACCTGTTTTTAGTTAACATCATAAACACTCTTTTAACCTGTGTAGTGTCTCTCCTTGATGGTTGTACTTTGTCTTTGTTTCTGTCTACTATTATTACTGAGGGAGCGCCCATTCAGTGCATAAAGTTAAATTGCAGCATAAAAATTGCACACATTATGGGGGTCACAAATGGtataatttcatccttcaattgctAGTGCAGTTGGTAAATCTTGGTTCTCAATTAACTTGATAAACATTATCCAGACACTCTTAATTTAATGATTATTTCTATCCCAGATACAAATCATCAGTGATAATACCAGGGCTAATTTAGCCCTGCTTAACTCTGTTCAACAGTCTCTATAGGTCTGATACAGAATAAGATGTGTGGTGTTGTGTCAGTAATATAAAGTTTAAACAGACATTTAAAGATACAAACATTTTCAGAGCCAATACTGTTCCAGTGGTTTTGGCTTGCAGTCACTTTCTTTGTTTATATAGTAGTCAGAGACTCTGGAAAGCATACACCCTAAATATAAGGGTCAGTTAACATCTTTGGAATTTCTGTTGTAAAACATTTTGTTTCCATAGTTGCTGCATTTAACTTCAATACTATCTCGGTAGACTTAGAATTGTTTTTCCTTCTAATTTTAAGCATTCCTCTACAAGAAATATTTATTCACTCATAAGAACAGATGATAACAACGGAATTTACCATGTACAAACAACTGCAAAATAGGCATATTTCCATGGACAAATATTTCTtagaacaaatctttaaaacttggAACTGTCTTTGGAAATTGGGGACAATAGACAACTATTAAACAGACGAGGTACATGGGTCCTGCTCTTTTTCCATCAGTGAGATTAATACTAAAGTGAGACACCAGGATATTCACAGCTACTCCAAGTTGGAAGTTAATCACAAGAGTGCTTGTGCAGCCTGGAAAGCAAAAACCTTCTCCACAACTATAAGAGAATTAAGGTTCTGTTAGTATAAATGATATAGGGCATTTATGCTAGACAACAGCTGACTATTTCAAagtttctacagtgactggttcttGCTTTGTATTTCCACCTTCTGTTGTCTCTCCTCGTTTCATCATGATGCACTACTGGTAGCCAAGGCCACCAAGAGGACTTTCAGGCCCAGATACAGTGaattcttggggccccttccatagccactgAGGGGGAAGGGTCCACACTAGGTTACTGGCTCCTTTCACTACACAGCAAGGGCAGGGCCCCCAGGCAGGCCTGGGCCTTGGTACTTTGTACCTACTCCCCTGCCCCCTCACTCTCGGCACCCCTGCCGGTAGCTGCACAGTAATGTCATCCACCAAGGACTGCTTTAATATTGCCGGCTGATAATGCTGCTACCTTGGACACTTTTCAGAACAGATGCTATCATTGTTATTCTGCTTTATGTGTCACCTTATATATCAGGTGTTCCTTGAACCTCTTAGATAGTAAGCTCATTTGGGAAATGCCATATTTATCATTTGCTtcttgtcattgtatgtaatttgtcatGATCCACTCAGTATACAGTGCTGGGtagtatgtcagcactttataaataaaatataataataaaaatccaaGGTACTATTATGCCATAGCAAGAGGCAGTCCATTGTCAATTGGTCATCTGACCACAACAAAATACTTGCCCCTTTCTTCCAGTACCTTAAACCAGAAGAGGACACTGTGTACTTGCAAATATAGGCTCCGTCCTGCTCTGGGGAAACAGTGTTATTTCAACAGCTTTCATTGAAACAATGGGGGTGGGATATTAAACATTAATTCAATTAAAAGTAGTCCTTTAAGTTTATGATTGCACACAACATATACACATTCACTTGCCCAATAAAAAAAGTGTTCCCGGAAATGTGTTTCAAATGCTAGTAGTTATGTACTAGGTATAGCCCCCCAAATGTATCCGTATAAATACCAGGATAACCAGGGCATTTAAGTTGCCACCATTTGTTTAGGTTAAGATATTCTGAAAAGAGTATTTTAAGTGTAAAGCAGAGTATTTACAGAGTATTTACCATTGCCTACCAAACTTCAGATgagattacaatttttttttgttacctcTGTGCAATATAAGATTTATCTGTTCACAAAAATAgcctgtttttatacattttgcacAGCCACCATGTGgctaactttatttattttgttttcactaCTGAATCAGCAAGCATAGTACAAACAATTGTTAAATTGCCTAAGAAACCTTTCAGATTAGGAGAGGACCAGCCCTTTTAAGATTGCTATTAGCATCAAAAGtctttaattacaaataaaatatttagtacATCTACTGCAAAATAAACTCATCTACAAGATTATTGTACTTCACAGTCAAGTTTACTGCAAGCAGGAAGGAAGCTTTTACAACTTTCGAAGTGCCACAAATTATATTTATGCCTCTGGTGAAACCACTTCATAATCATAGAATTCTGATTCAAAGATGACATTATTGGTTCTTTCTAACACACTTCTTTCTTAAACAATAGTTTGTAGGAGTTTCATTTGATCATATGCTGGTAATATATTTGATCGTTTACAAAGAATTTTCAAGTGTTCTtcttaactatttattttaatagaataAATAGTTAACTGTGACCTTATGATGACAAAAAGATAAAAGATGATCAAGTCATGACAGAAATACCAAAATCAAGGTTACAGAAGGATTATATTTCATTATCTTCAAAAATTAAATACACATGTAATTTTATCATTGATCTTTTTTTGGGGATTGGCTTGTAACCAGCTAAAATCATTGTATCTTTGTATCCCTGATTTGAACCTTTAATTGTGAGTCCAACAAGCTTTCTGCAAAGGATTAATTCCCTATATTCACTTAGGACTGCTACCTCTCAACTATATAGTGCAAACACTCTCTGAAGATCATCTATAGGGGTCATTGCACAGACTTTGCACAAAAACAccgcaaccaatcagcaattagctttaacTATCTAGTGCAAATTAGACAATGCACACAAATGTCTTTTTCTGTTAACTATATGGAATCTTTTCACAAATCTGTTCCCACATCTCATGCCAGAGCAATGATGACATAATCTTTCTCCAAGACATCCTTATCATACCACATTCTGTCAAGAGATAAGGAGAGAGGGGAAATGAAAGAGCAACAAGGACTTTCTGGAATCCATACACAGTGCAACTAAAGTGTGTAGGTGTCTTTAAGAAGCATGTCCTTCAGCAAGTCACTgtactgacatgctgcttccctacaaagtccaaaataaagtCCACTTCATTGTGCCCCAGGTATAGTTCTGGCAGCTCTTCAATTCTGTCCAAGCCCAATTCCAGCACCAAAGATGTCAACACCTCCTCATCAATGAGGTCAGCATCTGTCACATTTAAGGGAGGCATGTGCTGGTGGTGATTGGGTGCCATTCTGTAGGGCGGGAGCCCCTGTGCAAGTCCAGGATTACCCATCATTGGATATCCTTGGTACTGAGTATTAAGTTTTTGAAGATGCATTGTAGCCATTAATTGTTGAGTTCCCATATAGGATTGGCCTTGCCCCGGGTACATGATGGGAGCTGCCATATGCTGATGCATACCCATCCGTGTCCTCATGCTTCCATCAGTATGGGGAACTCCATATTGCATCATTGGCGTTGAAGGTATTGTCGTTCGAGTTGGATGAGGAGGAGGTTGAAGCTGCATATTATTCATTCCCATCCTATAGTTGGGATGCCCATTGTGTAAAGTTGGCATCATCATAGGGTCTGCCATCCCCTATATTAAGAAAATAGAATAAGTGACTGTTTTTTACAGACTTGTTACATTAACTACCTTTTTCTATATCGTTAAGAAAATGTTACACCACAACACACAAATGCAACATATTACACCCTGAGTATGCTGCTTTTGGTCAAACTATTATAGACAGATATGAGTTAAAGAAGTCAGCCATACATATCTGATGCTAATGTGTTTCTCAGCTGCTAAATAATGCCTGAAAGGCACATAAAAATTAGGATGGTTTCTTATGAGCTTGTTCCCACCAttgcattctaaaattttaaCCCTGCATTTAAAATCTAAAATGTAGCACAGCCTATTTCTCATGCGCATTACCAGTAAAACAGATTGCAATGGTAACAGTGCAACACATGAGAAGCACATGGAAAACGTGTTAAAAATACATTGCCAAAACGCATCTAAAGCATGGTTTCGTTTTCATGCTTTTCACGCATTTATCCAGTAcacatttttgtactttttcatAGTACCAGCCCATAAGTTTTAATTTTACAAGTTTGAATTGAACcaagaaaaacataacatttatttcTCTATATAGCTGACCATATATACATTTGTGAAACACTTTTGTTTTAGACATATTTGTACATTAAAGCAGTGCTTGTGAAAGACTGCATACAGCATTAGACCTGTCTGAATAGTGCAAGACAAAATTCACACCATTTCTACAAATGTTGCCCAATTGCTCTAAGTGTGTTGTTTTTAAATGACTAGTTACAATTCCTTAAAATGAGTTCAGCAATACCAGAAATGAACTGCAGTTTCCTTTAATATGCTTACTCAATGGAAGTCTGTCATGTATAGGAAACAACCAAGTGACCACAGATTTTGTTCAGTATTCATCTTCAGTAATGTACTTGTATGTAATGTCTATATATTTACTATCTGTGTCATGTAATTGTGCTAAGTAAAGGTTTGGCACACACGTACGCTGTATTATTAACAACATGGTGACGCCTTCATACTAAAATAATGACATTCTTGCCCTCCTATTTTGTGACACAGCTTTTGCCCTACCTAATAAAAGATTTTGCAATTCAGGGTTAAACAAAGCTGGGGTAACAGAGCTTTCTGTGATAAAACATGCAAGTCAATAAATAAAGGAGGTAAAGGTTACCTATAATCAGACATAAAAAGAGAGGACCTTGTTACTAATGaagtaattataattatataaaaaataaatatacattatgtaGGTACAGTAGGCATTTGCAGACAAGGCTGTAATATTATTGTTTGTCCCTTTCACACCCAGCTGGATCTGCATTACAGTCACAGGGGATTTACAATGAAAACAAAAGCTTTTAAACAAAAAAGTTTAACTCCTTCCAAGCCAAGCAACTCGTTTTCTCAACAaagtataataacaataataataatgtgataatGTGTTGCTCTCACAAgctttactataaaaaaatatctgtttattttcaatAGAACAATGTGTAATTGAAaagtgtgacacacacacacacacacaccaacaacAAGGTTGACAGTACTCACCCAAATGTGCAGGTTGGATTAATATGTCCTTTGTAAATAAAGTGAGTGTGCAAATGAGAGCAATCCACAATTGCAAGTAAATGTACTGAACACACCACCCTACTTCCTACTACAGTGCGTATTGGTAAATAGGAGTCTACACAGAAAGAGAATGCAGAGGGTGGTGGCTGTCTAGCCACGCCCCTCATCCCTGATTGGATGGCCTGGATCCACAAAGGGTAACAGATATCTCAGCCCATGTGTTGTTAGACTTGAACTCCTGCCTTTCTAATGATTATGCAAGTGAGACACAGTGCCCAATAGGAAATTCACCATTCAAATAATGCAGCTGCAGAATAACAAAAACAAGAATAATGTCAGGTGGGTATTTATTTAGACAGAAATTAAAAGGCATCAGTGAAAAGCTTTGTGAGTCttaaagaaagaaacaaaataatttagCAACTATTTTCATTTGTATGTGTTTATTCACCCCAAAATTTGTTTTCATAAAATGTTATggaaaaatgtagtttaaaaTTTATTACAGTATCAAGATATATTGCTGTGTTATGATAGTCCTGCAGAGAGTGGATATCAGCAAAATATGTCCAGATTTAAGGATAGACAGACCACCAGTATTGCTGCTCACTCGTTTTGTGACATCAAAAGAATGACAGCAATTAATGGTCAACTTTGGTAGCTAAAAACAAACA is a genomic window of Mixophyes fleayi isolate aMixFle1 chromosome 2, aMixFle1.hap1, whole genome shotgun sequence containing:
- the LOC142138682 gene encoding large ribosomal subunit protein eL31-like, whose product is MAPAKKGGEKKSCSAINEVVTREYTINIHKQNHGIGFKKPALRALKEICKFAMKAIRTTDVRIDTRLNKAVWAKGIKNVPYHICVRLSRKCNEDEEFPCKLYTLVTCMPVTTYKGLQTVNVDEN
- the LOC142138679 gene encoding cbp/p300-interacting transactivator 3-like — translated: MADPMMMPTLHNGHPNYRMGMNNMQLQPPPHPTRTTIPSTPMMQYGVPHTDGSMRTRMGMHQHMAAPIMYPGQGQSYMGTQQLMATMHLQKLNTQYQGYPMMGNPGLAQGLPPYRMAPNHHQHMPPLNVTDADLIDEEVLTSLVLELGLDRIEELPELYLGHNEVDFILDFVGKQHVSTVTC